ATAACGGCCCACCAGCATGTCGTAATTTTCGAGGAACACGATGCTGTGCCGCAGTTCAGGGTCGCGCGCCAGGTTCACAATGCGCCGGATGAACGCCTTGCCTTCCTCGTCGTGCGGGTGCGCCTTCCCGGCGAAAATGAACTGCACGGGGCGATCCGGGTCATTGACCAGTTTCTTGAGCCGTTCAACATCGCGGAAGATCAGCGTTGCCCGTTTATATGTTGCGAACCGCCGCGCAAAACCAATGGTCAGCGCGTCCGGATTGAGGACTTCTTCAGCCGCCTCGACATCCCGCTGCGACGCGTTTCTGCGGACCAGCTGATCGCGCAGCCGCAGTCGTGTGAACGCCACCAGCCGTTCGCGCCGCCGGGCGTGGGTCCGCCATAGCTCCGCGTCAGGAATCTGGTCCACAGTCTGCCAGATGTCGTGATTGTCTTCTTCCTGCCGCCACGATGGGTCGAGGTAGCGGTCGAACAGGGTCGCCATTTCACGGCTGACCCACGTCTGCACATGAACACCGTTGGTCACCGACCCGATCGGAATCTCCTGGTTGGGGACATCCGGATACAGCCACTGCCACATCCCGCGCGACACGTCGCCATGCAGCTCAGCAACGCCGTTCGCGTCCGAGGCAAGCCGGATCGCCAGCACCGCCATCGAAAACAGGTCGTAGTTGTCGATCCGCTCGCGCCCGATGTCGTGGAACTCGTCGCGTGTGAGTCCGACAAGCCCCCAGTATTCGCCGAAGTGCTCATCGATTAGATCGTACCCGAAGCGCTCCAGCCCGGCCGGGACCGGAGTGTGCGTCGTGAACAGGTTGCTTGCGCGGGTGAGCTCGCGCGCTTGGCCGAAGGTAATCTTGGTCTCCGCCATCATGATCCGGATACGTTCGAGTGCCAGGAACGCGCTGTGACCTTCGTTCATGTGGCAGACGGACGGGCGCAGCCCGATCGCCTCAAGCGTACGGATGCCGCCAATTCCCAGCACAATTTCCTGGCGGATGCGCTGCCGGCGGTCGCCGCCATATAGACGGTCCGTGATGTTGCGGTCGTCCGTGCGCGAATTCTCCGGAATGTTCGTGTCCAGCAGATACAGCGGGATGCGCCCGACTTGCACCTTCCAGACCTGAAAGTAGAGCGAGCGACCAGGCAGGGGGACGCTGATCTTTAACGGCGCGCCGTCGCTGCCAGTCACCTGGGTGATCGGCAGATTGGCAAAGTCATTGATCGGGTAGATTTCCTGCTGGTAGCCGTCAGCGTTGAGGTACTGCTGGAAGTAGCCTTCCTGATACAGCAGGCCAACACCCACCAGCGGCAGTCCCAGGTCGCTGGCGCTCTTCAAGTGATCGCCGCTCAGGATACCCAGGCCGCCCGAATAGGTCTGAAGGCACTCCGTCAACCCGAACTCCATCGAGAAATACGCGATGGTAGGATCGGTCTTCCCCTTGTTGGGCCTGTGAGCGCGGTACCATGTTTCTTTTGACGCCATGTAGGCATCAAAATCTGCCGCCGCTTTCTGCAGGTTACTCATGTAGGCGGCGTCGGAACTGACCTGCTTGAGCCGGTCCTGGCTGACACGCCCTAGAAGCTGAATTGGATTATGATAGGTCTCTTCCCACAGTTCGGGGTCGAGACGTCTGAACAACGCGATCGTGTCCTGGTCCCACGCCCACCGTAAGTTATACGCCAGATCTTGCAGGCGGTGCAGCGGCTTGGG
The nucleotide sequence above comes from Candidatus Flexicrinis proximus. Encoded proteins:
- the glgP gene encoding alpha-glucan family phosphorylase, yielding MIKPVATVHVVPDLPKPLHRLQDLAYNLRWAWDQDTIALFRRLDPELWEETYHNPIQLLGRVSQDRLKQVSSDAAYMSNLQKAAADFDAYMASKETWYRAHRPNKGKTDPTIAYFSMEFGLTECLQTYSGGLGILSGDHLKSASDLGLPLVGVGLLYQEGYFQQYLNADGYQQEIYPINDFANLPITQVTGSDGAPLKISVPLPGRSLYFQVWKVQVGRIPLYLLDTNIPENSRTDDRNITDRLYGGDRRQRIRQEIVLGIGGIRTLEAIGLRPSVCHMNEGHSAFLALERIRIMMAETKITFGQARELTRASNLFTTHTPVPAGLERFGYDLIDEHFGEYWGLVGLTRDEFHDIGRERIDNYDLFSMAVLAIRLASDANGVAELHGDVSRGMWQWLYPDVPNQEIPIGSVTNGVHVQTWVSREMATLFDRYLDPSWRQEEDNHDIWQTVDQIPDAELWRTHARRRERLVAFTRLRLRDQLVRRNASQRDVEAAEEVLNPDALTIGFARRFATYKRATLIFRDVERLKKLVNDPDRPVQFIFAGKAHPHDEEGKAFIRRIVNLARDPELRHSIVFLENYDMLVGRYLVQGVDVWLNNPRRPKEASGTSGMKVIYNGGLNFSTLDGWWAEAYSPEVGWGIGAGEEYSERAGEIQDAIESEALYNVMEQDIVPLFYDRGRDTLPRLWIGKVKASMKKLAKFFNTRRMVREYAEKYYLPEYERAHEMTHPDLKRGLAFAAWRNGIEKSWSGVKVVRVDVPSDTVKVGQQVEVKAVVNLGQLQAGDVTVQLYYGPLNTDGDIDTGTAVDMQHVSNKNGDYVYSTKISCDNSGNRGLSVRVLPNHDFLPTPFIPGLITWA